Part of the Nicotiana tabacum cultivar K326 chromosome 20, ASM71507v2, whole genome shotgun sequence genome, gAGGTAGAGAGACTGCTTCCGATAGACCCTTTGCTCAAGAAAGTGTGGAGAGAAAGAGaagggtgaagaagaagaagtagggGGAGGAAAGAAACAAGAAGGAGACAAAGGACGATAAGAcaaaggggggaggggggaaaTAGTAGCATCAAATAGTATCAATCACGGAGCATCAATTCTAGTAAAAGtcaagaaaaaaaggaaaagtcgAGAAAAAAGTAGCATCAAATAGTAACAAGCATGAAGCAACAATTTCTAGTAGcaatttacaaaaaataatgaACTTGACTGGTAAGTACCAGATCTAATAACAAACAAGAAGAAAGTATCTTTCAACCGGCAACAAGAATATTACTAGAACTACTGGTAACCCTAGGAAAAACTCACAACTACTAGTCAACCCACCACCTTAATtgtcgacctccacaccttcttaTCGCTAGTCATGTCCTCGGTTGGGCGAAGCACTGACATGTCCTGCCTAGTCACtactccccaatacttctttggcctactCCTACCCTTCCTCAAGCCTGTCATGGTccacctctcacacctcctgaccgGGGCATCCATGTCTCTCTTCctcacatgcccaaaccatcgCAACCTCGATTCCCGCAACTTGTCTTCTATGGCTGCTACTcccaccttgtccctaataatttcattctgaatcttgtctttcctGGTATctccacacatccatctcagcatCCTCATTTTAGCTACGCTCATCTTTTGGACATGGCCAACACTCAGCTCCGTACAACATAGCAGGTCTAACCACCACTATGTAAAATTTGCCCTTAAGTCTAGGAGGCACATTCTTATCATATAAAATCCCGGAGGCTAGCCTCCATCTCATCCATCCCACTCCAATGCGGTGAGTAACATCCTCGGCAATCTCCCTGTTGCCTTGGATTatagacccaagatacttgaaactatctcttttgggaatgacttgagtatCAATCTTTACTTCCACTTCTTCTTCATGCCTCTcctcactgaacttgcactccaagtattcagtCTTTggcctactcaacttgaaacctttgggCTCCAATGTTTgtctccaaaattccaacttagCGTTAACACCCCACCGcatctcgtcaatcagtactatATCATccgcaaataacatacaccatggcaccctCCCTTGTATGTGTCGTGTCAGCATATCTAACGCTAGGGCAAACAAAAAATGGGCTAAGGGTTtatccctgatgcaaccccatctccACAGGAAAATGTTTCAAATCTCCTCCCGAcgtcctcacccgagtcttagcaccttcgtacatgtccttaatcacccttaTGTACGCTATTGGGACTCCGCTAACatccaaacatctccatagcacCTCCCTCGGGATTTTATCATAATCTTTCTCGaggtcaatgaacaccatgtTCAAGTCCATTTTCCTCTCCCTATACTTCTCCATCAAACATCTCATAAGGTGAATGGCTTCTGTAGTAGACCGTCCTGGCATAAATTCGAACTGGTTCTAAGAGATAGATACACTTGTCCTTACTCTCTTCTCcgccaccctctcccacactttcatagtatgactcaGCAGCTTGATTCCCCTATAGTTGTTGCAGTTCTGGATATCCcctttgtgagcacgtgatttttgcttcacgaaaactactccaaaagaaattgaaaaataaaacaaatgtcaTTTGGGTACAAGTTTAAGAATTTCGCGTGAcatttttcataattattttgTCTGTGagtgtttattttgtttaattaattaaaaaatacaaaaatacatgttgcatgtatatttaggatttaattgtgcattttggaattaattaaaccatagtttggttttaaaagaaagaaaatcacaaaaatatgtatttgttcTATTTTTGTCAATTAGTGTACAATTGTGTGATTTTTGTTTCTAATTGGTGTAAAATTTTGTGTGTTAATTTTAGTTAAgtcttaattaatatttttgtattaatagcaatatctcttatattgctgttattttattatgcatttttatggtactaatatatcggctcctattcttttttttagccgagggtctcctggaaacagcctctctacccttcggggtaggggtaaggtctgcgtacatattaccctccccagaccccacttgtgggattatactgggtcgttgttgttgttgttgtaggttaattttggttttacaatttattGCAGAATTTTTTGctaattagaaattaaaagaaaagaaaacaaaaacaagtgGAAATACCTACAAAATCAGAACTGGGCCATCCAAAACAACCCAAAACCAGGCCTAATTCAACACCCCTCACCCAGTCCAATTTGGTCTGTCTCCAAGAccacccaaacgacgtcgttttgatgTGCAAAATCTGAACCATTGATCTCCCAAGATCAAACAGTCCAGCCTGCCCTCAGACTAACCGAAACGATGCCGTATCAGGCCAATTGATCCACGCCGTTCAtttcatttgatccaacggccacaAATCGCCCCCATGccccgacccattcccatccaAAGACCGATACGGTCTCGAGGTGAGCAAGACGACGTCGTTTCCATTAATGAacagatccaagccattgatctcatcagatcgaaTGGCCCAGGATCATTTCCCCCATACTATATATTCCTAATCCATACCccgcccccaaaccaaacaccttCTATCTTCGTCTCTCTCAGAGATGAACTCCATagcccaaaccctagccgccctctcaCACCTTCACCTGTAAACCCAGCGGCAACGCCGCCGCCGGtgaccaaattaacaccctaaaGCCATTAGACCACCCTCAACCTAAATCCCTTATccgttttgctcgaatcagcctgtagtttctcgaatcttcaatcgaagattcgagcaaaattTGAAACTACCCCAACCGGCCCCAAACTCATACCGGATATCTtcctgacctccctcgtcaccaaaccaccgttggtttggttcgaatcagaccagaatcgttcgaaccccaaatcgaacccccaagaaccctagaaagccaaaggttgaaatctgtccaaattaaaggatgatttggggtctaatcgaccttagtcgaagtgttctcagttgagaacacttgattaaggtccgttcgacctcaaagagTTCGAGTCTGAGTTCGAATCAAGGTTGTCCAGTTtccgagttcttgaggtatttttcctttcttgtttgttCCATTTTTATGTTTGTTtatatctgtttatttgtttagtgtagttttattgatttttcaattttttgtcgattgattctgtccttcttcaaagaccttttatttggtcgaactttTTCTGGTCATAGTCGAGTATATaataaactatataatcgattcgAATGAGCTCCGTCAACTAGTTAAGTTTCATTATAAATCCCTATTTCTATCAATATGACTCGAATCACCTCTGTGCCTGTTCGATTCTGATTATTTGttattgattgtatgtgttgtaattcgtgtaGTCGATTCGATAAGTGTTGCTGATTAGTTTTACAGTCTTGAATGTTAGAATAACCtaataataatttgattcatacTGCTTAAATTTTGATTGAGTCATTGTTTGAATTTagttgtgaattggttatagctgtagtacTTTAGTGATCAGTTAGAAATCAGTTATTAGGGTTATAACTTAGAAATTAGATTAGGAGGTTTAGGATAGGGCAGTAGTTCATATTCCCAGGGGGGTAATTTGGGCTTGAAACCTAAAAATGACTTAGTGTTCTGTCAGTAACTTAGTGTTCTGTCAGTAACATTAAGGTACCACTAAACTAACTGTTTAAATATTGATGGGTGGGATCAAGTCAGAAATAACATGGGGGGATTGATTAAAATCCAGGTTGCACACACTTAACTAATGTTAATAACAGGCTGGACATTCAGTAATGGTTATGCAGAGAATAACATGGGTAAAAAAAACTGAATAGGAAGCACTCTGAAAAAGTTGTAAAAAGATAGTGCCCGTAAATTGTTAAAATAAGAAGGAATGGGTAGAAGGTCTGGCTGTTTAGTGGAGGGTTCCCAGGGCACTTAGCAGTCTGTTTTTTTGGTATAAATAAGAGTCATTTGGGATAAATTAGGGGGGGCTTTGAATCTGAAAAAAAGGTCAGAGTTATAGAGTAAGGTTAGACTGGATTTTTGACACTAAGAATTCAGAATTAAAAAGCAAAAACAGGTTGGTCTTAAAAtcaaaaaaagttcagttttagagAGTGAAAACAGGTTGTCTTTGTCCTGAGATCAGTAGTTTGAGAGTTTTTTTTGAGAGTGTTCTATTTTGAGtgttaaaaaaaatcagaattgTCCATTGCATCTTTTGCACTTCTGAATACATTCTGGTTCTGTTCTGATTGCTGGTTATTTCTGGGATTTCACTGAGATTTTAAGTGGTTTCTTGAGTTGTTATTTCTGGTCTGCATTGGTTTGTGTTggtactgtttcattgagtgtGCTGGAACCCTGttggttttcaaatctgtcatTGGGTGTTCTGTTtactggttgttgctggttattgttgttgttgttgttgttgtgttacatactactctgCTGATCTGCTTCTACTTGtattccaatatcaggtacactaCCCTGAATcacattgatgtaagctcgttgaagtttgaaatgaaaTGTTCAAATACATTTATTGTTCAACTGAGGACTGCCTGCATTTTAATTGATAGTAGTTTAGATGTTTTCCTGTTATATAGATGGTAGTTATGTGTATAATCAAAATTGTTTCTTAAGGTGGGTTATCTGTTAAACATTGTATAACATTGAACTGTTAAATTGAACCCTTGGAATGGCATGAAGTGTAGTCAGTTCAATAGGTTTGTGAAATGGGATTGTTGAATCAGTTTGGAGGAACTCGATTGTCATCAGTAATAGGTGGATCTAGATTAATGTCAGGTTAAAAGGGTAATGAACTTGTAATAGTATTTCAATTCATGAGCTGATCTAGTAATATTCATCCTACTCGCTAGTAATTTTATCATTAATCATGCTAGTGTATTAGGATGTCTTCGTTTGAATAACAGTTTTTGAATTCGATAGTAAGAAAAACCTGAATTGTTGTTGGTAGATTAGTGTTGAAATCAGTTAAAAGTCAGGAAAAGAAAGGCTCATTTATATTAAATCGGTTCATTAAAACCCATAGTTCGTAATAGATAATGGGTATGATAAATTGGTTTAGGAATTTTGGAGTTCATGTCTGTCAATTAAAATGAAGGTATGCATTGTCGTTGAGGTGCGTCATCGTTAAGTTGTTGGTTCGAACAACAAAAGCTGGGACATTGCACGCTTGTAATTAATTAGGCCTTTTTCTCTATCTTTAGAGACAAAAGTAAATAGAGAaccatagtcgctttaggatatccttaaaataaacgaGGCGTGCCTCGCCTAATAAGttgcaaactgcggggccctcaataggtGCTTATGATAAACACTTAGGTTTCGGGATATGTCGTCTTAGCAAATTTCGCGGCattctcaaaataataatgcgttagcatctttaggcgcgtatttaataatgttacctccctaaacttgagtgcacatttatgtgactcaaatccaaatctcaatgaagttggaacgtatcaaaattgcgg contains:
- the LOC142174207 gene encoding uncharacterized protein LOC142174207, whose protein sequence is MRMLRWMCGDTRKDKIQNEIIRDKVGVAAIEDKLRESRLRWFGHVRKRDMDAPVRRCERWTMTGLRKGRSRPKKYWGVVTRQDMSVLRPTEDMTSDKKVWRSTIKVVG
- the LOC142174208 gene encoding uncharacterized protein LOC142174208 is translated as MRWGVNAKLEFWRQTLEPKGFKLSRPKTEYLECKFSEERHEEEVEVKIDTQVIPKRDSFKYLGSIIQGNREIAEDVTHRIGVGWMRWRLASGILYDKNVPPRLKGKFYIVVVRPAMLYGAECWPCPKDERS